One stretch of Fictibacillus sp. b24 DNA includes these proteins:
- a CDS encoding NAD kinase produces the protein MTVRNKIFFFYKKEDSILEKTELLKSLAISEGFEVVENEKEANIIASIGGDGSFLQAVRKTGFRDDCLYVGVSTLESEFYCDFHIDDQAGMIEAMKNEQIEVRKYPALSVNIDGQGSFYCLNECSLRSSIIRTLEIDVFIDDLYFETFRGDGLIISTPTGSTAYNKSVNGAVVDPMLACYQISELASLNNNHYRTLGSSFLLSDNRKMTLMIKHDNSHYPIIGMDNEAMSIKHCEKLSFELTDKRIKTVKLKDNSFWHKVRRSFL, from the coding sequence ATGACTGTGCGCAATAAGATTTTCTTTTTTTACAAAAAGGAAGATTCGATTCTAGAGAAGACTGAGCTTTTAAAATCACTTGCGATATCTGAAGGATTCGAAGTTGTTGAGAATGAAAAAGAAGCGAATATTATTGCAAGCATAGGTGGCGATGGCTCTTTCTTACAAGCTGTACGCAAAACTGGTTTCAGAGATGATTGTCTATACGTAGGAGTAAGCACATTAGAATCTGAATTCTATTGCGACTTTCACATTGACGATCAAGCAGGTATGATAGAAGCGATGAAAAATGAGCAGATCGAAGTTAGGAAGTATCCCGCTTTATCGGTAAATATTGATGGACAAGGATCCTTCTATTGCTTAAATGAATGTTCTCTTCGTTCTTCTATTATTCGAACTCTTGAGATTGATGTGTTTATTGATGACTTGTATTTTGAAACGTTCCGTGGTGATGGATTGATCATTTCAACGCCAACAGGCAGTACGGCATACAATAAATCTGTAAACGGTGCGGTTGTAGACCCTATGCTCGCTTGTTATCAGATCAGTGAACTTGCTTCTTTAAATAATAATCACTACCGTACCCTCGGCTCCTCATTCTTGTTAAGTGATAACCGCAAAATGACACTTATGATTAAACATGACAATAGCCATTATCCGATTATTGGAATGGATAATGAGGCGATGAGCATTAAACACTGTGAAAAACTAAGTTTCGAACTAACAGATAAACGGATCAAGACAGTAAAATTAAAAGACAATTCGTTTTGGCATAAAGTAAGAAGAAGCTTTCTCTAA
- a CDS encoding DUF2953 domain-containing protein — translation MNWILLIIGILVFLLVLLCVSTIHISVYFVHRNDNSDITVTLRMYRFIKYKMNVPLISIDAQDHSIKIREEKQGTMGQKKEKKKKVSFRQLKNQYVSFKKMLSHIHHFYKILAAFLKKIKVKKVEWHSAVGLGEASSSAIAAGTVWGFKGIALQVMHTFFKLEGNPNISVVPVFQGMHSETRFSCMFSFKIGHAIVVMLKILKSWRMSSRSAKVNSEYMTGGM, via the coding sequence ATGAACTGGATTTTGCTTATTATCGGTATTCTCGTTTTTCTATTGGTCTTATTATGTGTATCAACCATTCATATCTCGGTGTATTTTGTTCACCGTAATGACAATAGTGATATTACCGTTACATTGAGAATGTATCGTTTTATAAAATACAAAATGAACGTGCCTCTTATTAGTATAGATGCACAGGACCATTCGATTAAAATTAGAGAAGAAAAACAAGGGACGATGGGACAGAAAAAAGAAAAAAAGAAAAAAGTGTCCTTTCGCCAATTGAAAAATCAATATGTAAGCTTTAAAAAAATGCTTAGTCATATTCATCACTTTTATAAAATTCTTGCTGCTTTTTTGAAAAAAATAAAAGTAAAGAAGGTGGAATGGCATAGTGCGGTTGGACTTGGAGAAGCTTCCTCTTCTGCTATCGCTGCAGGTACAGTATGGGGATTTAAAGGAATTGCTCTTCAAGTAATGCATACTTTCTTTAAGCTGGAAGGAAATCCGAACATATCTGTCGTTCCGGTTTTTCAAGGCATGCACAGTGAAACGCGGTTCTCTTGTATGTTTTCATTTAAAATCGGGCATGCTATTGTCGTTATGTTAAAAATCTTAAAGTCCTGGCGAATGTCAAGTCGTTCAGCTAAGGTGAATTCTGAATATATGACTGGAGGCATGTAA
- the ytfJ gene encoding GerW family sporulation protein, with product MSEHPIQGLMKTAMENLKEMIDVNTIIGDPVETPDGSVILTVSKVGFGFAAGGSEFGNQEESSRASTQQGTSSQSKEMPFGGGSGGGVSITPIAFLVVSNTGIKTIHLDNSTHLYERILDLAPGVIDKLQHIMNKNKNNQGPSSTQNHEF from the coding sequence ATGAGTGAACATCCAATCCAGGGTTTAATGAAAACCGCGATGGAAAATTTAAAAGAAATGATCGATGTGAATACGATTATCGGTGATCCGGTAGAAACCCCTGACGGCAGTGTGATTTTAACTGTATCAAAGGTAGGGTTTGGGTTTGCTGCAGGCGGAAGTGAGTTTGGGAATCAAGAAGAATCATCACGTGCATCAACTCAGCAAGGGACTTCAAGTCAATCGAAAGAGATGCCGTTTGGCGGAGGAAGCGGGGGAGGAGTTTCAATCACTCCAATCGCATTCCTTGTCGTAAGCAACACAGGGATTAAAACGATTCACTTAGATAATAGCACACATTTATATGAGAGAATTTTAGATCTAGCTCCTGGTGTAATTGATAAACTGCAGCATATTATGAATAAAAATAAAAACAATCAAGGGCCATCAAGTACACAAAATCATGAGTTTTAA
- the tpx gene encoding thiol peroxidase: MMSVTFKEKPVTLLGNEVKVGDQAPDFKVLANDMSEVTLADSKGSVRLIAAVPSVDTGVCDAEVRRFNEEASKLDNVKVLTVSVDLPFAQKRWCAAAGIENVQTLSDHRDLSFGKAYGVAIEELRLLARSVFVIDSSDKITYVEYVSEVTSHPNYEAAIEAAKAAK, encoded by the coding sequence ATCATGAGCGTAACATTTAAAGAAAAACCAGTTACATTACTAGGAAACGAAGTAAAAGTAGGGGACCAAGCTCCCGATTTTAAAGTGTTGGCAAACGATATGTCAGAAGTAACTCTAGCTGACTCAAAAGGAAGCGTACGTTTAATTGCCGCTGTACCTTCTGTTGATACAGGTGTTTGTGATGCTGAAGTTCGTCGTTTCAATGAAGAGGCATCAAAGCTCGATAACGTAAAAGTGTTAACCGTTTCAGTGGACTTGCCTTTCGCACAAAAAAGATGGTGTGCTGCAGCTGGCATTGAAAATGTTCAAACTCTTTCTGATCATCGTGACCTTTCATTCGGTAAGGCTTATGGCGTTGCGATAGAAGAACTTCGCCTTCTTGCGAGATCTGTTTTTGTTATCGATAGCTCAGACAAGATCACTTATGTGGAATATGTTAGTGAAGTAACGAGTCACCCTAACTACGAAGCAGCAATCGAAGCGGCTAAAGCTGCAAAATAA
- a CDS encoding class I SAM-dependent methyltransferase — protein sequence MSSFKDVEKLFVTMDNTATAIKDKLDLPYLDALVETGENLFFQEIPKEYPKELTNVLTDEYKKINLTEFGKEETRKAFQLAVLKGMKEAVQPHHAMTPDAVALFAGYLVQKFANKSETLTLLDPVVGSGNLITAVMNQLKDKETVAFGVEVDETLLRLAWVNANIQKHKVELFHQDVIKPLYADPVDVVIADLPVGYYPDDESAKAFKVHEKEGHTFAHHLIIEQAIHHLKEAGIGLFIVPNNIFESEQAELLKAWMKETVTVLGLLQLPESLFKSAVHAKSILILQKNGEGAIKPKQAMLAQLPSFSNKNGLGNVMEQMNDWFKTEWEREK from the coding sequence ATGAGTTCTTTTAAAGATGTAGAAAAATTGTTTGTAACGATGGATAATACAGCAACGGCAATCAAGGATAAACTTGACCTGCCTTATTTAGATGCACTTGTCGAAACGGGAGAGAACCTGTTTTTTCAGGAGATACCAAAAGAGTACCCTAAAGAATTAACGAATGTTTTAACGGATGAATACAAGAAGATTAACTTAACTGAATTCGGCAAAGAAGAAACGCGTAAAGCGTTTCAGCTCGCAGTATTAAAAGGGATGAAAGAAGCTGTTCAGCCTCATCATGCCATGACGCCAGATGCTGTTGCTTTATTTGCAGGCTATCTTGTTCAAAAGTTTGCTAATAAATCCGAAACCCTAACCCTTTTAGACCCTGTAGTGGGCTCAGGGAATTTGATAACAGCTGTCATGAACCAGCTTAAAGATAAAGAAACAGTTGCTTTTGGAGTAGAAGTAGATGAAACACTTTTACGATTAGCTTGGGTAAATGCTAATATACAAAAACATAAAGTAGAGCTTTTTCATCAAGACGTGATCAAGCCGCTTTATGCTGATCCGGTTGATGTGGTGATTGCAGATCTGCCTGTTGGCTATTATCCTGACGATGAAAGTGCAAAAGCATTTAAGGTCCATGAAAAAGAAGGTCATACATTCGCGCATCATCTAATCATTGAACAAGCGATCCATCACTTGAAAGAAGCAGGTATAGGCCTATTTATTGTACCGAACAACATTTTTGAAAGTGAACAAGCTGAGCTGCTTAAAGCGTGGATGAAAGAAACAGTCACGGTATTAGGGCTTTTACAGCTTCCGGAATCATTATTCAAATCTGCTGTTCACGCCAAAAGCATCCTAATTCTGCAAAAGAATGGAGAAGGAGCTATAAAGCCTAAACAAGCGATGCTTGCTCAGCTGCCGTCCTTCTCGAACAAAAATGGATTAGGAAATGTCATGGAACAGATGAATGATTGGTTTAAAACAGAATGGGAACGTGAAAAATAA
- a CDS encoding acetate kinase encodes MAKIIAINAGSSSLKFQLLQMPEEEVLTKGLVERIGLNDSVFTIEVNGEKVKEIKDIHDHSEAVSMLLDKLVKHNIISSLDEIEGIGHRVVHGGEKFNDSVLITDEILNEIEEISYLAPLHNPANVVGIKAFKTVLPDVPAVAVFDTAFHQSMPEKSFLYSLPYEYYEEYGIRKYGFHGTSHKYVSERAAELLGRPVEQLRLLSCHLGNGASIAAIEGGKSIDTSMGFTPLAGVTMGTRSGNIDPSLIPYIMQKTGQSAEEVINVLNNKSGMLGVSGFSSDLRDIESEAEKGNERAELALEVFASRIHKYIGSYAARMAGIDAIIFTAGIGENSTAVRERVLRGLEFMGVYWDPALNQVRGKEAFISYPHSPVKVIVIPTNEEVMIARDTMRIAM; translated from the coding sequence TTGGCTAAAATTATTGCAATTAATGCCGGAAGCTCGTCCTTAAAATTTCAGTTACTTCAAATGCCTGAAGAAGAGGTACTGACAAAAGGACTTGTAGAACGTATCGGATTAAACGACTCAGTTTTCACGATCGAAGTAAATGGTGAAAAAGTAAAAGAAATTAAAGATATTCATGATCATTCAGAAGCAGTGTCTATGCTTTTAGATAAATTAGTTAAACATAACATTATTTCTTCCCTTGATGAGATCGAAGGAATTGGCCACCGTGTCGTTCATGGCGGAGAAAAGTTTAATGATTCTGTTCTTATCACAGATGAGATATTAAATGAAATTGAAGAGATTTCATATCTTGCGCCATTGCACAATCCAGCCAATGTTGTTGGAATTAAAGCGTTCAAAACGGTATTGCCTGATGTACCTGCAGTTGCCGTTTTTGATACAGCTTTCCATCAGTCCATGCCTGAAAAATCATTTTTATACAGCCTTCCATACGAATATTACGAAGAGTATGGTATTCGTAAATACGGATTCCACGGAACAAGTCATAAATATGTTTCTGAAAGAGCAGCAGAGCTTCTTGGACGTCCGGTTGAACAGCTTCGTCTTTTATCTTGCCATTTAGGAAACGGTGCAAGCATTGCAGCGATCGAAGGTGGAAAATCAATTGATACCTCTATGGGTTTCACACCTTTAGCGGGTGTTACAATGGGAACTCGTTCAGGTAACATTGATCCATCATTAATCCCTTATATCATGCAAAAGACAGGTCAAAGTGCTGAAGAAGTAATTAATGTATTGAACAATAAGAGTGGAATGCTAGGTGTTTCTGGATTCTCTTCTGACCTTCGTGACATCGAAAGTGAAGCTGAGAAAGGGAATGAACGTGCTGAACTTGCTTTAGAAGTTTTTGCTAGCCGTATCCATAAATATATCGGTTCTTATGCAGCAAGAATGGCAGGCATTGATGCAATTATCTTCACAGCTGGTATCGGTGAAAACAGTACGGCAGTTCGCGAGCGTGTACTTCGCGGATTAGAATTTATGGGTGTGTATTGGGACCCTGCTCTAAACCAAGTTCGCGGTAAAGAAGCATTTATCAGCTATCCTCACTCTCCAGTAAAAGTAATAGTCATTCCTACGAATGAAGAAGTTATGATTGCTCGAGATACGATGCGTATTGCGATGTAA
- a CDS encoding GNAT family N-acetyltransferase, whose protein sequence is MYKKEQYLYAKDKNVKAKVRNYDKEDISELMKIQRESFPPPFPSELLWNEKQLQNHITLFQEGALCVEIDGVLAGSITGLLVNFDPSHPRHTWEEITDSGYISNHDNNGKTLYVVDICVRPAYRKLNLGKLLMQSLYETVVHLKLERLLGGGRMPGYREHSNNLSPQAYVERVVEGSMYDPVISFLLRCGRTPLELVPDYLEDEESCNHALLMEWRNPFNG, encoded by the coding sequence ATGTACAAAAAGGAACAATATTTATATGCTAAAGATAAAAATGTAAAAGCAAAAGTGCGTAATTATGATAAAGAGGATATTTCTGAGCTTATGAAAATCCAACGAGAAAGCTTTCCTCCTCCTTTTCCTTCTGAACTATTGTGGAATGAGAAGCAGCTGCAAAACCACATCACGCTTTTTCAGGAGGGAGCATTATGTGTGGAGATCGATGGAGTATTGGCAGGCTCAATAACAGGGCTGTTAGTGAATTTTGATCCTAGTCATCCTCGCCATACTTGGGAAGAGATAACGGACAGCGGATATATCTCAAATCATGATAACAATGGAAAAACGCTTTATGTTGTTGATATATGTGTCCGTCCTGCATACAGAAAATTGAACCTTGGCAAGCTCTTGATGCAATCATTATATGAAACCGTTGTTCATCTCAAATTAGAGCGTTTGTTAGGCGGAGGCAGAATGCCCGGGTATCGAGAGCATTCAAACAATCTTTCACCACAAGCATATGTTGAGAGAGTAGTGGAAGGAAGCATGTACGATCCAGTCATTTCGTTCTTGTTGAGATGTGGCAGAACGCCGTTAGAATTGGTTCCTGATTATTTAGAGGATGAGGAGTCATGCAATCATGCTCTTCTCATGGAATGGAGAAATCCTTTTAACGGATAA
- a CDS encoding EcsC family protein translates to MPLTEREEQIWEEIKAWEDDFFTYEPTDFGRTYEKWATRQMDLLSEEMQETIGEYVDSVLFHIHALIQNSQFQLDTKQRILSEARVFRDDILEIEDLKKCSIDQLSYMADQQIARNRLLSFSQGGLAGTGGLLFLGTDLPAMVALGIRSVQSIAMHYGYDIQRPAEMMRSLKVYHAATMPKRFQQEKWDELMAEIREEEDPIFYAGKDVIADISWMSHPIQQAVKMMAILLLRKKLTQGLPIFGMALGAVMNYQQSRKITEIAHKFYQKRYLYEKY, encoded by the coding sequence ATGCCGTTAACAGAGCGTGAAGAGCAAATTTGGGAAGAAATCAAAGCCTGGGAAGATGATTTTTTTACATATGAACCAACAGATTTTGGCCGTACTTATGAAAAATGGGCAACGCGACAAATGGATCTTCTGTCTGAAGAGATGCAGGAGACAATCGGAGAATATGTGGATTCTGTATTGTTCCATATTCATGCTCTTATACAAAACTCTCAATTCCAGTTAGATACTAAACAAAGAATCCTTTCTGAGGCAAGAGTATTTCGAGATGATATTCTTGAGATTGAAGATTTAAAGAAGTGCTCGATCGACCAATTATCTTATATGGCAGATCAACAGATCGCCCGAAACCGCCTTCTTTCCTTTTCTCAAGGCGGACTTGCCGGAACGGGTGGACTTCTCTTTTTAGGAACAGATCTACCAGCAATGGTGGCACTCGGAATTCGTTCAGTTCAATCGATCGCCATGCATTATGGATATGACATTCAAAGACCTGCTGAAATGATGAGATCGCTAAAAGTCTATCATGCAGCTACTATGCCAAAACGCTTTCAGCAAGAGAAATGGGACGAGCTAATGGCAGAGATTCGAGAAGAAGAAGATCCTATTTTTTATGCTGGGAAAGATGTTATTGCAGATATCTCGTGGATGTCTCACCCGATTCAGCAAGCGGTTAAGATGATGGCCATTCTTCTTCTTAGAAAGAAGCTGACACAAGGATTGCCTATTTTCGGTATGGCTTTGGGGGCTGTCATGAACTATCAGCAATCTAGAAAAATTACAGAAATCGCACACAAGTTTTATCAAAAACGATATCTTTATGAAAAATATTAA
- a CDS encoding MogA/MoaB family molybdenum cofactor biosynthesis protein: MSVQEHKARAPKIVNCMIVTVSDTRNEETDKSGKLIQTFLKSQNHVIAEYRIVSDDKERIQIAAQFGIQNDNIDVVLFNGGTGIASRDVTIESLIPLFDKEITGFGELFRMLSYTEDIGSSAMLSRAIAGVKDRTAIFALPGSSGAVKLGMEKLIMPELNHVVQQLQK, encoded by the coding sequence ATGAGTGTTCAAGAACATAAAGCACGAGCACCGAAAATAGTGAATTGCATGATCGTAACGGTAAGTGATACACGAAATGAAGAGACGGATAAAAGCGGAAAGCTGATCCAGACATTTTTGAAATCCCAAAATCATGTGATCGCAGAATATAGAATTGTTAGCGATGATAAAGAACGGATTCAGATTGCCGCGCAGTTTGGAATTCAAAACGATAACATTGATGTAGTTCTTTTTAACGGTGGTACAGGAATAGCGTCTAGAGATGTAACGATTGAATCTCTCATCCCCTTATTTGACAAAGAAATCACGGGTTTCGGAGAACTGTTTCGTATGTTAAGCTACACTGAGGATATCGGATCGAGTGCCATGTTAAGCCGTGCTATTGCTGGTGTTAAAGATAGGACGGCAATATTTGCCCTGCCAGGTTCGTCGGGAGCTGTGAAATTAGGAATGGAAAAATTAATAATGCCAGAGCTGAATCATGTCGTACAACAGCTGCAAAAATAA